One Oryza glaberrima chromosome 10, OglaRS2, whole genome shotgun sequence DNA segment encodes these proteins:
- the LOC127785831 gene encoding disease resistance protein RGA4-like yields METAIVSAVLSSLAPTLYALARDRYSLEENVRRDVQSVKAELDMMLAAIQVHAASHGSGPVVQAVWVDKARRLAHQMEDCVDRFVYDQLTAAHGSSRALREESARLYELKTKYAGPVAAAGPPSAAKKSSTMSEPVPALRRNLVGMEAPRRELLEMVEEEEEEEAEGGKKRRQKVISIVGFGGLGKTALAKQVYDDVGGGQFSPMVWVSAAEKTAEEVLEEILIKKFGSQVRDDDDDMADVEHLSLRLRTHLRNKRYFIVIDDMREELWCDTEHAFPADDGVSSRIVVTTNIQSIANACSTAEDMERGSEQLRKKCDGLPLALICVGQFLLSEGTVTGPTCSDVCSNLGHHLENKSNSNALARMQRVLTRSYTCLSGDAAKACLLYLGMFLGNHSIRRKRLLRRWLAEGLVKRQPHPRLGDSAVESFKMLMDQNIVQPVDVSNNKGVKTCQLPGMMLEFIMHRSISEGFITIFRGEDEMLLLPDQYAVRCLSVQCRSTAAANIGLERNDLSLLRSLTVSGEVCRDFLDFKEYKLLQVLDLEECDGLMDGHLDGIYLLIIISHFLEIYDISRVKLFVYDFPRNI; encoded by the exons ATGGAGACGGCCATCGTGAGCGCCGTGCTGAGCTCGCTGGCGCCGACGCTCTACGCGCTCGCGCGCGACAGGTACAGCCTTGAGGAGAACGTCCGGCGAGACGTCCAGTCCGTGAAGGCGGAGCTTGACATGATGCTCGCCGCCATCCAAGTCCACGCCGCCAGCCACGGATCCGGACCCGTCGTTCAGGCGGTGTGGGTCGACAAGGCGCGCCGCCTGGCTCACCAGATGGAGGACTGCGTCGACCGCTTCGTCTACGACCAGCTCACCGCCGCCCACGGCTCCTCGCG GGCGCTCAGGGAGGAGTCGGCCCGGCTGTACGAGCTCAAGACCAAGTACGCCGgccccgtggccgccgccggaccACCGTCAGCAGCGAAGAAGTCTTCTACTATGTCCGAGCCGGTGCCAGCTCTCCGACGTAACCTCGTCGGCATGGAGGCTCCCCGGAGGGAGCTGCTGGagatggtggaggaggaggaggaggaggaagccgaggGCGGCAAGAAGCGGCGGCAGAAGGTGATCTCCATCGTCGGGTTCGGTGGCCTAGGGAAGACCGCGCTCGCCAAGCAAGTgtacgacgacgtcggcggcgggcagTTCAGCCCGATGGTTTGGGTTAGCGCGGCGGAGAAGACCGCCGAGGAGGTTCTCGAGGAGATACTGATTAAGAAGTTTGGGTCGCAGGTTagggatgacgacgacgacatggccgACGTTGAGCATCTAAGCTTGCGTCTCAGAACACACTTGCGTAACAAGAG GTATTTTATTGTGATTGATGACATGAGGGAAGAACTGTGGTGTGATACAGAGCATGCTTTCCCTGCGGACGACGGTGTCAGCAGCAGGATAGTGGTGACCACGAATATCCAGTCCATAGCTAATGCATGCAGCACTGCAGAAG ACATGGAGAGAGGTTCAGAACAACTTCGGAAGAAATGCGATGGTCTACCTCTAGCTCTGATCTGCGTAGGCCAGTTCTTGCTGTCAGAAGGTACAGTAACAGGGCCCACTTGCAGTGATGTATGCAGCAACCTTGGTCACCATCTGGAAAACAAGAGCAACAGCAATGCCCTGGCAAGAATGCAAAGGGTACTAACCAGGAGCTACACCTGCCTGTCTGGTGATGCTGCCAAAGCATGCCTGCTATATCTTGGCATGTTTCTAG GTAACCATTCGATCAGGAGGAAGAGGTTGTTGAGGCGATGGTTGGCTGAAGGGCTTGTCAAGAGACAGCCTCACCCCCGGCTCGGTGACAGTGCAGTCGAGAGCTTCAAGATGCTCATGGACCAGAATATCGTCCAGCCCGTCGATGTGAGCAACAACAAAGGGGTGAAGACATGCCAACTGCCTGGGATGATGCTCGAGTTCATCATGCACAGGTCCATATCAGAGGGTTTCATCACCATATTCCGCGGCGAGGATGAGATGCTCCTGCTGCCTGATCAGTACGCCGTCCGTTGTCTCTCTGTCCAATGTCGTAGCACCGCTGCTGCAAATATCGGACTTGAGAGAAAtgatctctctcttctccggtCTCTCACGGTCTCTGGTGAAGTATGCCGAGATTTTTTGGACTTCAAGGAATACAAACTGCTGCAAGTCTTGGATCTGGAAGAATGTGACGGCTTGATGGATGGCCATCTCGATGGCATATACTTGCTAATAATTATTTCTCATTTTCTAGAAATATATGATATCAGTAGGGTTAAGTTATTTGTTTACGATTTTCCTAGAAATATATGA